DNA from Chaetodon trifascialis isolate fChaTrf1 chromosome 14, fChaTrf1.hap1, whole genome shotgun sequence:
AACAGTTCTTTTTATAATGTACGGcttcattcacagacacacacctttttcaaaatgattgatttcacacacacacacacacactgaagccaccacacatcaagtatttgaccaatcacgtgtggcttgaacggaaaaaagtcgagaaaaaaacgaaaacaagacaaaacaaaaaaagcccaaagcggctcgctctctggctccaatcgttcacttcaaaccgacacacgaccgacacatcactatgTGTTACggtagaaagtgttcagcacctacctaatagggggtttggggcttaatcctgattattattattattattattattattattattaaactgggctgttaaacaggagtggatggctggagtggaggaaacatgtgtgaacgcagtttatgcacctttactattaatgaatatctatattttaaactccaaaaagagttcatggttcattgaaaaatgaattcagtccacggtgctcttctgtcggctgggagccgatggagcgatttgtgctcctctttacagccaataacagaacaacgcctggacatgattcataacacagtgctttcaataacctaacagcggatctgtgggaaggtggcgctgggtggagagacaccgagcgccgaattcaaacggCCTGTGTGGAAGCTGGAAGctgaaggctgcagctgctgacagagaTCCGTATCTGTTCCATATCAGATGCATCCAGTGTTTTATTAAGATCATCAGCATTAACTGACAATGTGTTCACAGCGACTTGTTAACTTGATGTGTGTAGCATGAATGTAGACGCTTCCACACTGGACATGAGGGCTCTGAATGGTTTGATTGactatgaaaatgatgtgaatcacTTCAGAGAGTCTCAGCCCGGCTGAGAGCCATGTGATGAAGAGCGCTCTGCACCTGCATCGTCACAACACCAAATGAGGATAATGTGCTGTTCACCCCTCCAGTAGAGCTCCACAGGCGGGGAGAATTCATGAAAAGAGCCACTGAGGCTGTTAACCAATCAATCACCTTTCAAGGTTGGCTGACGGAGCAACTTTCAACCGTttcacacagtcttcatcagcagatatTGGCTCAGTTTTCATGAAACTGTAGATATTCAGACTCTGTGATTCACAGTCATTTTAGAGGTTCTTGGTCACCTTGGTttaggcaaggcaaatttatttgtatagcacaattcatacaccaggcaattcaaagtgctttacagaggcataaaaatacattaaaatcatacatttcaacTATACAATCATACttctgacagctgcttcactttgtttggctcgttctgggaacacacaatagacctgtccctgatgacctgagagctcTGGATGCTTCATAAGGaattaataaatctagaatatattttggtcctagaccatttaatgctttgtcaaccaacagtaagattttaaagtctcctctttgactcacaggagtCATgagatgacacagaaatataaagaggtgtatcatctgcgtaagtattGTAGTTTACAGCAGAGTTTGACATTTCCAATTAAGATCTACTTGCTTTAGATCATATCACATGGTCATTATCATCATTGACTTCAAGCTCAAACACGGATCAGTCCAAAGCCCTAAAACTTCTAGAATAATGAAACCTTTAAgcttcatctgctgatgaagatagTGTGACGTAACTCAAGAGGAACAAGCAGGGTCCTTGAGAGGAGATCGTTTCTGTCAACTGCAGTTTTCCACGATGAAGAACTGACGCTGCTGTCGTGGACCAACATCTGACCAAAACACTTCATGCTGTTCTAGCTTTAATTCGCCACACGTCTGTAGATTGTTGTGATTAGTTGCTGCTTTGTCGACCTCGTTTCCTCACATCAGCGAGCTCCAGCGGTCAGATTTCAGTTCTCTCCTTGCGGAgctccacacactcacagtatTTTAAAAGGAACaataaacactaaaacacatgcatgaatCCTGTCACTGGCctcagagctggagctgaacaATTTCCCCATAGACACTAATGAAGTATGAcaaaaaatgaagccaaaactTAAAAAgaatctttcattttcaatctgCGAGTAATTGCACAAAAGCCGGATTGTGGAAATCCAGGCTTACTCCCTTTGTACTGAATTACAATTAACCTCGTTGTAATCACCACTGTTATCCAATTACATGCACTGTGTTATTCCACACCCTGCACAGTGTTCAATAATAGCCTCCAGATGGGTAATGCTCCCTGatacagaggaggacagggtgTCTGAGTAGATTGTGAACCTGTCCCTGACTCATCCTCCTCAATATTTTCTCTAATCTAACTTTAATTGCTTGGCCTCAACTTTCAACTTTACTTTTAAAAGATTCATTTCCTGAACTACTTGAGAGCAGTTCTGCTCCGCTGGCTCCATGCGCTGCCTGCAGGGCCTCTGACGATGGTAATTTCTTGATGAAGCGCTTACTCACCCAAATCaattcttcctccttcttctccccgtctcctcctcctgtcattGTCTCATGCGAGGGCTGAcgcaccctccctccctcacgcATCCTCTCGGCCTTACGAGAGCGATCCATGCGGCAAAGCCTGTAAGACGCACCAGCTTTCTCTGCGTGTGACGGGAAATGTCACTGCCAACCAAAAGaagtgaaagaatgaaagagacaAAGTGGCAGAGTCAGGCGGAGAGCAGGGTTGGAGCTCAGGGGTGAAGTCATCACAGTCGGCATGTGAGAACAGGAGCAGGGTCTGCCTCTGGAGCCAGCTAATTGAGCTCGGATGAGTGAGAGCAGACACAGGTAGGCGCTGAGTTTGACTGTGTTGTTCCCCCTCTTCCGTGTGAATGACTATGAACAAAAGGGCAGACTCTTTCCCTAATCAAGCTAATGGAGTGGGAACGAGCTGGTGGCTGAACTGGATGGGCAGCGACAGGTAGAAGGGCCTCCGGGGGATTGAGGGAGTCTGAGGTGAGGACTTCAGCCTCTGATTGGCAGGACACAAGGCATAAAAAGCCCCGGCTCGTTCAGGTCTGAGGAGCATATGGTGACAAGTACTGTGGTTCATGTTAGCTGTCCACAGAGTAACTCCAGAGCTGATAGACGAACCACGAGCCTGCGCGCCTGCTGACAGCAACCATCTGTGTCAGCGTATTCAACAGTGAGCACATCTGAGATGACGCCGCGAAGGAAGAAGTCACAATGGTGAGTGAATTCAGAAAAGACTAATTCAGCCTGACTAATTTCACCGGGATCATCTATTCAGTATGAGCGCTGCTTTATATGTAGGCCTGGGTTCAAAGATTAAACACAAAGAGTAAAAGAGCTCAGGTCCAAAGAAGCTGAGAGGAAGATCTCACCACAAGGTCGGTGTAGTTGTTTTTCTATCATATCAGATCATATCATatcacctcctcttcatcaacaCACCgtgatgtaaaaatgtgtttttcctgagAAATGTGATGGGATGAGAAGCTCCAGAACAGCAATGAATGGACCCTGTGGTGAGACTGTTCTCccaaactgctgtttccaaggtcaagaacgGACTTTAAACCTGAGCTTTGCAAGGCATCAGAGTtcatttatgtgtcattttacAGCACAGGGAGGCACAGTGAAGCGTTCAGCTGCACAGAACAAACCCACAAATATTTAAACTGTGTAATACAGCCATGTATACAGCCAGAGGGTATGTACAGAACATATGACGCATAAGGCAACATGGGAAGAAAGTCTAAAGTCTtcagaaagaaatggaaatctGAGCATTTACAAGTcaatgacaatgacaaactccatctgctgattgAGACTCATGTGTTGATCTGACTGAGAGCTTGCAGTGAGACTGTTTTCTCACACAGTAAAGAAACCTGTCAGCTGATCGGTGCTGACagcaaaacactgcaggcttccCTTGAACGCAGCACTTagggctgcagggatttgcagCCTGTGCTGCTGACCCTGTGATGGGGGCTGGTGGTGGCGTCCATCCAAAAATGTCTTCTAGTTATGAAGGAAAATGTGATGCATGGATATAAAGACCATTATGAATACAGTTACTTCAATCGTGTCCAATAAGGCGCCAGCAGCCTTGTTAACATGATGGATATTTGAGGCACGTAACGTCAGAGTCCTCTTAGCAAACAGCATCAGGTGAGGAGAAAGGAACCAATCAAGATCCAACAATGGAATCTTATTAACAAGATCTACACTTAACATCTTATATTCCACAGAAAGGTGGAGTAAATGCGGTGTTCTTGTCATGTGAAGCAtgtaaaatgatgttttcagaaGCTTAAATGATAATTGACAGCCAAGAGAAAAGCTGCTTCAGTAGGACTGTCTGAGCGCGTTGAATAAAACAGTTTCACAGTGACATAACACGCCTCAGAGCGCGTTCACTGGGAACATCTGAATTATGTGTTAAAGGAAggcatgaaatatgaaatattacaGATTCCTGCAAGAAAATATTGCCTTTCCTTTACATCGCAGCTGCCGAGCTGGCTGGGATTCAGTTTTAACTGAGTTTTGGGGCCATAAAGCTCATCCCTGACACctctccagcttctcctgcaCCTGTTCTtctaacctgtaaccctatatatatatatatatatctcttTCCTTCAACGCACACGCTGTTAGAAGGAGCTGATGTTTTGTGAACCTCTGCTTCCCACCCTCCAGGCctggactgctgctgatgctCCTGCTCTGCGCCTCTCTACAGCCAGACTCCCTCCACCAGGTGTCAGCCGTCAACCTGCGGCGCTTCATCGGCTGTGCCGTCCGGGAGTTCACCTTTCTGGCCAAAAAGCCTGGCTGCGGGGGCCTGCACATCACCACCGACGCCTGCTGGGGGCGCTGTGAGACCTGGGAGGTGAGCGGCTGGGAGGCAGCctctgtactgtacacacagaggagaggagaggagtgtaAACATGATCATACAGAGAGGTGACGTAAGCAAACGTGACAACTTCACACAAGAGAAACAAGTCGGCTGTTTGCATCGTGAAGAGAAGAAGGATTAGATGCAcattcagccaatcagacgcagagacagacaggcagacagacagccagacagataCTGTAGATGCACAGATGAGGAGGTGGTGATCCCCATGGAGAACATTTGTTTTCGCTTTCCTCCCTCAGCAGGGAGGTCAGCGCAAGGGCGGCTGCAAGTGCAGGGATTCGGTTGCTCGACAGCGGATAGATGGGCGGATGTGGGActgacagagaggctgagatgTATGTCAGAAGtcagagaaaaatacattctgtgtttataATCACCTGCTGAGATCTAATCTGTGTCTCCCAGTAATGAGAGGCTGCCTGAAATGTAAATCTTGCTCAGAATGGGGGAGGACAGGAGGCTTTTGGAGCCGTGTGAAGTGAAATTGAGTTAACGTTCTGCGAGGATGGAAAGCAGCGTGGAATCCACAGATCGAAATGACAGCAGTGGCTTCCTTAACAACGCCTCAAGTGCACAAAAGACACAATTGGATTTCATAAGTCGGCGGATACCAAAGACAAAAAATGCTGTGAAATCTCAAGTTTCATCTGGTACATCGTATTCAGTGACAGGAGGCATTAGGAGGCTCGTGACTCTCCCTGCTTTGTTATTGCAGTGGAGCTGGAGTGTGTTTGGTGATACTCTGTGGATCCCCTCAGGGAGGACACTCATCTCACTGTCTGCTCTACCCCACAGGGAGGTCGCAGCTCAGCGGAGGGAGTCCATGTCTCGCTTGAGGGACAGTCTGTAGGACAGACAGTTAAGGGGTCAGGGGTCACATCTGTGAACATCAGGTCATAGGACAGTCTCTATTTACAACAACCCAGCTTCAGGATTTCCAGTCTTACCTTCAGTGTGTTCAACTGAGGTTATGATAGAGAAATTTTAATTACTGCAGATCAACAGCAGAATAAGATTAAAATCCTGGAACACCAACACGAGAAGTAATTAATAGAGGCTTTGCAGATGTGGCACAAAGCTCTCTCAGAGGCAGCTTGAGAGCAAAATGGAGCTTCTCTGGCAAATTCGCTGTGTGCTAATAATGACTAGATGAACCGAAGGATTTATTAAAAATGAGAAGTCTATTCAGGTGGATTTGTCCCCGCGTCAGGTTACTGCGATGAGAGAAGCTGTTCCACCTGCAGGTTTGCTGCTTGAGTCGTTAAAGTTACCACAGGTGGCGCTGGAGAGCGATGTTTTGAACGAGCTTGTTTCATTTGATGATTAACCACCAAAGAGTAATTGTCCAAAGTAAGATGTCAGCAGTGACGGCTGGCGAGTCAGAGCGAACACGCTGACGTcttaaaaacaaagctgaggAGCTGAAACGAGCTCAAAGGTGATCATCTAGAAGAAGGACATGTTGACACAGTCGGAGGCCTCGAAAGCAAACATCAGCAgatattttcaaatgaaaagaaaatgaggagaaaagtCATTAAGATTATGTCTGTGTTTCCAGAAGCCCGTCCTGGACCCTCCCTTCATTGAGTCCTACCAGCGGGTTTGCACCTACAACGAGACCCGTCTGGTCACCGTCAAACTGCCCAACTGCCAGCCCAACGTCGACCCCACGTACACCTACCCCGTGGCCCTGAGGTGTGACTGCAGCGTCTGCCTGACCAGCACCACCGAGTGCATAACGTCTGTGTGACGGCTGAACGGGCGTTTTTAAAAACACGCTTTGCTTTTAATCGTCTGTGGTTGAGTGAAGCGTTTGATGCAAACAGGACGAGGGTGAAGGAGAGGGTCGCTGCCTGTCCGTCCGCTCTGCTCACAAACTGTAACCAATGCTATGTTATCTGATCTCGCTAGTAAGCACAGCTGTCCTAAAAAAAGCCTACGTAGACTTGACCAGTTTACGAGAGGATCCACCTTAGAAGAATTAATCAGCACAAAGATGCAGgaaagatgtttgtttttgtttactcaTAATCTCtgacttttctctgctttaaccTGCAAAACGCCTGTTTGTCCCTCACTGATGTGAGCGGGACTCAAACCGACAGCTCATATGAATAAATGGACACATGCTGATCTGCTTTACTTGCTCTACTGATTTTATTTAGATTTGTTCTTTTAACCTTAATTCAGGGGCACACTCAAAGAAATCACCACGTTCAGCGAGACGTCCCCACCTGATTTTAACCTGAGTGGCTAAAATGTTCATGACTTTCAAGTTAGATGAGCCTGAGCCGATGCTGCCGCTGTCAGAGCGGCTCAGACCTGCACTCCTGCTTCTATATCTCCTTTGATATGAAATCAGTATTATTCTCGTCACTTGAGGGACTTCATGTGTTCTTTAATCAAAATCAGCGACAGTGTCGTGATTGCTGTAATTGACATAATTGATCATTTGCTCGTCAAAGATTAATCAGGCCTGACTGGACCGCTTGTTAGCACTTAATGAACTGACCTGAGCTCTGAGGCCAAACTACCTGCTGGTTAGTCATCAGcgcagagcagaaaaacaggcCTCGCTAAGTGTTGTTATTCACATGATTCCCAAGGAGAACTGGCTTTATGTAATCCCCGAGTGCTCACATGTCGCTGAGGAGCTGCAGGGCTGCGTTCGAGCCCCAGCGCTCCGAGGTAAACAGAACGCACCCCTCCCACCAcgctaacccccccccccccccccgttcctctgttttcattcGCTCACACCACAAGTCTGTTTGAGccctgacctcagatcagatgTTATTCATGGTGAGCTGCTGATGAGTCTGTGCTTTCAGAAACATCTGAGCACTGAGCACCTTTGGATGGATGATGCCATAAAAGCCAAAAACCTGAGCGAAcctgtctcatttcctctgtgacTGGCTGTCAGGTGAGAGAAAGACATCAGATGTGATTTTCTGTGAGAGCTCGATAAAACAATGAGGATGAAATCTGGAGAAAATAGTTTCCTGAAATATTCATTctaataaaatattaatatttcatttcagtcatcaCCGCATTAATACATTTATATCATATTTTCAGTCTTTCACAGAGTTAATGGCCTCGAGTTTCACTTTGACTAAACAAATATTATCATAGGACGAGAGCAATGACCTTCAAACACCTGATGTCTTCCGACCAATCAGGACACGACACTGAGTGAGAAGGCGTTATCATCACGATCAACACCGAGTCGATTATGTGCAGAGATAATCATTAGCTGTTATTGATTCTGCTCCAGCTTTAGAGCCTAAATCAGTGCTTCGATACGCACGGTCAACTAAAAGCTGGAGcgcatcaatcaatcaatcaatcaatcaatcaatcaatcaatcaatcaatcaatcaatcagcagtgattgacaggaagtggaacagAGCCTCCATCGTGCAGACCATCACTGAGTTTAGGCTCTTTTCTACAAGTTAAAAATTCACCTGAAGCCGTCACACAGGGCTTCCTCACACCAAGAAGCTAAAGTCAAAGCGTCCGACTTCAGCATCGAGGCAACATGATGAGGATGTCTGAGCTGATGAAGGTGCTGAGCCTGAGaccatccaatcacagagcgcTCTGCAGGTATCTAAgtgaaaatgtcctttttctCTGTAATGAATTCAATCACGACAAAATAAAAGCCGGTCACAGTTTGATTTTCAGAAGCCCTGCGTGTTCATTCATGGGTTTCAGATTTGAATCTTTTATTTTGCAGGTAAATTTCTTCTGTTAAGTCTCAGTTTTTGACTTAAAAGCAGTTTGAATTCAAAAAAGCTAAAGTCAGAAATTCAATCATGTTAGGATTTTAaattcagcagctctgcagcagccttgAAGGTGGATAGTCGCAGATCAAACAGCTGATCAATATGTTGGATTTTTGAACTTCAAAGGACTCACACTGGAGCGTCAGCCATCATGGAGGCAAAACGCACATAAATGATCTTATTATTGATTAACTTTGATTTGCTGCCGTTTCTACATCTGACCAAGAGAGACGCTTCAGTGACGTCGTACAGTAGGGCTGATGATAGAAGTATACCGCACTGTGAAAACGGTTTTTGCTCCTTTATAAACAGCTCGTATCGTTGGATCCTCTTCCACAGCGTGCAGCTGATAAAATGACAGTTATGTTATGAAAGACGCTTCTTTGCAGCCGTCAGCTCTGCAGAATCCTGCGTGCAGACGCCCAGAACAGAACCTCAAACTGCCGTGGAAAGAGGGAAACAGCAGCGGTGAGCGCTGACGAGGCGtttgaggctgaggaggagaaaatgcaggttagaggagaaacagaggagaagtTAGCTGCAGACCGTGGGCTCTCCTGAGACCACTGATATCTTCAACAGCCCTGACAGGAGAGGAGCTCCAACGACCCCCGCTGTCCTAATCACTCCTGACATTACCACTTCCTCCAtgggctgcagggaggagggtggGGCTGAAAAAGCTCTTGGCAGGGGGAGGATAAcgcagaagcagagaggaaggaagacgaggaggaggaggaggaggaggaggcggctcTGAGTGAAAACATCGACGGAGGTTCCTAACCTGGGCTCGATGACCTCCTCTGGGAGCTCCGGGGAGACACAGTGACTCATGTCAGAGTCCTTTTATTCAGGGTGAAATGAGCCGTCTCTCTGTTAAAGGGGTAATTCAGGGTCAAAGGGAATGTTGAGGAACGCCGCCTCCAGATTTCCACAGCGAGCTCTGACTCTGGTCTGGACTGAAAATCCTGTCCTGTATTGATTTAAGAGCATCCTGAGGTTTGAactctgtctcattttcatgGAAATTGCTTTATTTTTAAACGTGCATGCTCGTGTTGTTATCTTTTGGTTGCACGCTGTGAGGTCAGAGTTGAAAGTGAACTTTGAGCGAAGCGACGAGGCCATGAGGTTCACCAtcttcactctctctgcaggaaaacaaTGATTCTGTCGAGCTCCTCAACGTGAAACC
Protein-coding regions in this window:
- the gphb5 gene encoding glycoprotein hormone beta-5 encodes the protein MTPRRKKSQWPGLLLMLLLCASLQPDSLHQVSAVNLRRFIGCAVREFTFLAKKPGCGGLHITTDACWGRCETWEKPVLDPPFIESYQRVCTYNETRLVTVKLPNCQPNVDPTYTYPVALRCDCSVCLTSTTECITSV